Proteins from one Paenibacillus amylolyticus genomic window:
- a CDS encoding MFS transporter: MSGITGRLLTPGDLAIAFTICNSVGPITMISGGWINDRFGPKKVILIGGLLFGGGMILSGFATSVGFLVFAYGIVLGLGTGMVYGCTISNSIKFFPDKRGLVGGVTTAAYGLSSVIIPPIANAFISNSGVTSAFFITGTSFLVIVCAASFFIEKCPSDFVPSGWTPKTVNVNSSLKADKNWKGMLASPLFYVMILILISGAFAGLMCTSQASPIAQKMVGLSAAAATTVVSVLALFNTGGRILAGYISDKIGRINTLAVASLLSVAGLVLLYLSGGSNVVTFYIGISAIGLSFGSLMGVFPDLQPISLEPKIIV; this comes from the coding sequence TTGAGCGGCATTACAGGACGTCTTTTAACTCCGGGGGATTTGGCTATTGCCTTTACAATCTGCAATTCTGTAGGGCCAATTACGATGATTTCCGGTGGATGGATTAATGACAGGTTTGGACCGAAGAAAGTCATTTTGATTGGAGGCTTGTTGTTTGGGGGCGGCATGATTCTGTCCGGATTTGCAACGTCTGTAGGATTTCTGGTGTTTGCTTATGGGATCGTACTCGGCTTGGGAACAGGGATGGTTTATGGGTGCACCATTAGTAACTCAATCAAGTTTTTCCCGGATAAACGCGGACTGGTCGGCGGTGTAACAACGGCTGCGTATGGATTAAGTTCTGTTATTATTCCTCCGATTGCCAATGCTTTTATCAGTAATTCTGGGGTAACCTCCGCATTCTTTATTACGGGTACTTCATTTCTTGTCATTGTATGTGCCGCATCTTTCTTTATTGAGAAATGCCCATCCGATTTTGTTCCGTCAGGCTGGACACCTAAGACAGTCAACGTTAATTCATCTTTAAAAGCAGATAAGAACTGGAAGGGGATGCTAGCAAGCCCGCTGTTTTACGTCATGATTCTGATCTTAATAAGCGGAGCTTTTGCTGGTCTGATGTGTACATCGCAAGCATCACCTATAGCTCAGAAAATGGTAGGTCTTTCTGCCGCTGCTGCGACAACCGTTGTTTCTGTCTTGGCTCTGTTTAACACGGGAGGACGCATCCTTGCGGGATATATTTCCGATAAAATTGGTCGAATCAATACGCTGGCCGTCGCTTCGCTTTTATCGGTAGCAGGACTCGTCTTGCTGTATTTATCAGGCGGCAGCAATGTTGTGACATTTTATATCGGTATCTCTGCCATTGGATTGAGCTTTGGCTCCCTGATGGGAGTATTCCCGGATTTACAGCCGATCAGTTTGGAGCCAAAAATAATAGTGTGA
- a CDS encoding 50S ribosomal protein L25, translating to MTTTFQAENRIPLNSSRLRDLRKSGRLPGVVFGRKTDNQMIHIPTIEFQKWLKQGASGFIELQFEDKDALTVLLEDLQRDPVTRDLLHVDFQQVQTNEIMRTKIPVKFNGTPIGTKQGGVVQVQLASIEVEALPRHLPTSIEFDISTMELGETLHVRDATFASDVTVISEGNESLLSVVKP from the coding sequence ATGACTACTACTTTTCAAGCGGAGAACCGCATTCCATTAAATTCTTCCCGACTTAGGGATCTACGTAAATCCGGGCGTTTGCCAGGCGTTGTCTTTGGCAGAAAGACGGACAATCAGATGATTCATATTCCAACGATAGAATTTCAAAAATGGTTGAAGCAAGGAGCATCTGGTTTTATTGAATTGCAGTTTGAAGACAAAGACGCATTGACCGTACTGTTGGAAGACCTCCAACGTGATCCGGTTACCCGGGATTTGCTTCATGTGGATTTTCAACAGGTGCAAACGAATGAGATCATGCGCACTAAAATTCCCGTCAAGTTCAACGGCACACCGATTGGCACAAAACAGGGCGGAGTCGTGCAAGTTCAATTAGCTTCTATTGAAGTGGAGGCCTTGCCGAGACACTTGCCAACGTCGATTGAATTTGACATTAGTACGATGGAACTTGGAGAAACGCTTCATGTACGTGATGCAACGTTTGCTTCAGATGTAACAGTGATCTCTGAGGGAAATGAGTCTCTTCTCTCTGTAGTTAAACCTTAA
- a CDS encoding YheC/YheD family protein gives MLFQRDKWLQYRMLHSVPLLAERLPETQLLEKESLTNMLQHYPGLVLKPCNGSYGRDIVFIERQRSNTYRIQNENQTITLLNTDQLLEWLDKSYKDRTYIVQQRLHLARIRNKPFDLRIMVQRKKEAPSKWKVTGAYAKVASRGYLVTNVASRTMPALKALQLARVGGRTLLVQAERTALLAAKQLAEHNPDLRQVGFDIGIDQKARIWIIEGNYRPDLRPFRRMKDSSMYRRILWYQKH, from the coding sequence ATGTTATTCCAACGAGACAAATGGTTGCAGTATCGCATGCTCCACAGTGTGCCTTTACTCGCCGAGCGGTTACCCGAGACACAGCTTCTAGAGAAGGAATCCTTAACAAACATGCTGCAACACTACCCAGGCTTAGTCCTGAAACCTTGCAATGGAAGTTATGGAAGGGATATCGTGTTCATTGAACGTCAGCGTTCCAATACCTATCGAATTCAGAATGAGAATCAGACCATTACCCTGCTTAATACAGATCAGTTGCTTGAATGGCTCGACAAATCCTATAAAGATCGCACCTACATTGTTCAACAACGCCTGCACTTGGCTCGAATTCGCAACAAACCGTTTGATCTTCGAATCATGGTTCAGCGCAAAAAGGAAGCGCCATCGAAGTGGAAAGTAACTGGCGCTTATGCCAAGGTCGCATCACGAGGATATCTGGTCACGAATGTGGCCAGCCGTACCATGCCTGCACTTAAGGCACTGCAACTCGCACGTGTGGGAGGTCGAACTTTGTTGGTCCAGGCAGAACGAACTGCCCTCCTCGCTGCCAAACAACTGGCAGAACACAACCCCGATCTTAGACAAGTCGGCTTTGACATTGGAATCGACCAGAAAGCCCGGATCTGGATTATTGAAGGTAATTATCGCCCCGACTTGCGCCCTTTCCGCCGCATGAAAGATTCCTCCATGTATCGCCGCATATTGTGGTATCAGAAGCATTGA